One genomic window of Acidovorax radicis includes the following:
- the rplJ gene encoding 50S ribosomal protein L10 — MSLNRSEKEAVISEVTSLAAKAQTLVIAEYRGITVADMTKLRVDARSKGVTLSVLKNTLARRAVAGSAFDVMADQMTGPLIYGFSEDAVAAAKVVADFAKTNDKLVIRGGAFGGKALDVNGVKQLANIPSKEVLLAQICGLLMSPISRTAVVLGALAAKKGEGAAETAAEPVAA; from the coding sequence TTGAGTCTTAATCGCAGTGAGAAAGAAGCGGTCATCAGTGAAGTGACCAGCCTCGCCGCTAAAGCTCAAACGCTTGTGATCGCGGAATACCGTGGCATCACGGTCGCCGACATGACCAAACTGCGTGTTGATGCTCGCAGCAAGGGCGTGACCCTGAGTGTTCTGAAGAACACTTTGGCTCGCCGTGCTGTAGCTGGCAGCGCATTTGACGTGATGGCCGACCAGATGACTGGTCCGCTGATCTATGGCTTCTCCGAAGACGCTGTGGCCGCCGCCAAGGTGGTGGCCGATTTCGCGAAGACCAACGACAAGTTGGTGATTCGTGGTGGCGCTTTCGGTGGCAAAGCCCTGGATGTCAACGGCGTTAAGCAACTGGCTAACATTCCTTCCAAGGAAGTTCTGTTGGCTCAGATTTGTGGCTTGCTTATGTCCCCCATCTCGCGTACAGCCGTTGTGCTGGGCGCGCTGGCGGCCAAAAAAGGCGAAGGCGCTGCCGAGACGGCCGCCGAACCTGTTGCGGCTTGA
- the rplL gene encoding 50S ribosomal protein L7/L12: protein MAFDKDAFLTALDSMTVLELNDLVKAIEEKFGVSAAAMTAPAAAGGGAAAAAEEKTEFNVVLTEAGANKVSVIKAVREITGLGLKEAKDLVDGAPKNVKEGIAKADAEAAVKKLVEAGAKAELK from the coding sequence ATGGCATTCGATAAAGACGCATTTTTGACCGCTCTGGACAGCATGACGGTTCTGGAACTCAATGACCTGGTGAAGGCCATTGAAGAGAAGTTTGGCGTGAGCGCTGCAGCCATGACTGCTCCTGCTGCCGCCGGTGGCGGCGCTGCTGCTGCGGCTGAAGAAAAGACGGAATTCAACGTGGTGCTGACCGAAGCTGGCGCCAACAAGGTGTCCGTGATCAAGGCTGTGCGCGAAATCACCGGCCTGGGCCTCAAGGAAGCCAAGGACCTGGTGGACGGCGCTCCAAAGAACGTCAAGGAAGGCATTGCCAAGGCCGACGCCGAAGCAGCCGTCAAGAAGCTGGTGGAAGCTGGCGCTAAGGCCGAACTCAAGTAA
- a CDS encoding TetR family transcriptional regulator, whose amino-acid sequence MARRTKEDAIATRNGLIDAAERVFREKGVSRASLSDIAHAAGATRGAIYWHFKDKVDLFGAMMDRVTLPLEQGFGGFESSACSDPVQRLRSVMAMVLRSVASDERTRRVFEIALYKVEYVSDLMGLRERHLVAAETFTRQLARDFEMAANLHDVPLRVTPMEAAIGLHALFDGLIRGWILGEGGFDLLRVGGASTDAFLVGLGLPLPEERLPD is encoded by the coding sequence ATGGCCCGTCGGACGAAAGAGGATGCCATTGCTACGCGGAACGGCCTTATTGACGCGGCCGAGCGTGTTTTCCGTGAGAAGGGGGTGTCCCGCGCATCATTGAGTGACATTGCTCATGCAGCGGGCGCGACCCGGGGTGCCATTTACTGGCACTTCAAAGACAAGGTGGATCTGTTTGGCGCAATGATGGATCGGGTCACGCTGCCGCTCGAGCAGGGTTTTGGTGGGTTTGAGTCGAGCGCTTGTTCGGACCCGGTGCAGCGGCTGAGATCCGTCATGGCAATGGTGCTGCGCAGCGTGGCGTCGGATGAGCGGACCCGAAGGGTGTTTGAGATAGCGCTCTATAAGGTGGAGTATGTGAGTGATTTGATGGGGTTGCGGGAGCGTCATCTGGTTGCCGCCGAAACTTTCACACGCCAGTTGGCGCGCGATTTTGAAATGGCGGCGAATTTGCATGATGTACCTTTGCGGGTGACTCCGATGGAGGCGGCCATTGGCCTGCACGCTCTGTTTGACGGATTGATCCGTGGGTGGATTCTTGGCGAGGGCGGCTTCGACCTTCTGAGGGTGGGGGGCGCGAGTACCGACGCCTTCCTGGTGGGGCTTGGGTTGCCGTTGCCAGAGGAGAGGCTGCCCGACTGA
- the rpoB gene encoding DNA-directed RNA polymerase subunit beta has product MAYSYTERKRIRKSFGTRDSVLEVPYLLQMQKDAYTAFLQADKAPQKRTIEGLQAAFDAAFPIVSHNGFVEMKFIEYNLAKPAFDVRECQTRGLTFASAVRAKVQLIIYDRESSTSQSKVVKEVKEQEVYMGEVPLMTDKGSFIINGTERVIVSQLHRSPGVFFEHDKGKTHSSGKLLFSARIIPYRGSWLDFEFDPKDILYFRVDRRRKMPVTILLKAIGLNPESILANFFVNDNFRLMDSGAQMEFVSERLRGEVARFDITDKSGKVVVAKDKRVTARHTRELEQSGTTHISVPEDFLIGRVVARNVVDADTGEIIAKANEELTEALLKKLRSAGVQDVQCIYTNELDQGAYMSQTLRIDETVDEFAARVAIYRMMRPGEPPTEDAVQALFQRLFYNPDTYDLSRVGRMKFNAKIGRDESTGPMVLSNEDILAVVKILVDLRNGNGEVDDIDHLGNRRVRCVGELAENQYRTGLARIEKAVKERLGQAEQEPLMPHDLINSKPISAALKEFFGASQLSQFMDQTNPLAEITHKRRVSALGPGGLTRERAGFEVRDVHVTHYGRVCPIETPEGPNIGLINSLALYARLNEYGFIETPYRRVVDGQVTSEIDYLSAIEEGKYVIAQANAVLDKDNRLTGELVSAREKGESILCGADRVQYMDVSPAQIVSVAASLVPFLEHDDANRALMGANMSRQAVPVLRPEKPLVGTGIERVAAVDSGTVVTATRGGIVDYVDATRIVVRVNDAEAVAGEVGVDIYNLIKYQRSNQNTNIHQRPIVQKGDQLVKGDVIADGASTDFGEIAIGQNMLIAFMPWNGYNFEDSILISERVVSEDRYTSIHIEELVVMARDTKLGAEEITRDIPNLSEQQLNRLDESGIIYVGAEVMPGDTLVGKVTPKGETTLTPEEKLLRAIFGEKASDVKDTSLRVDQGSQGTVIDVQVFTREGIQRDKRAQQIIDDELKRFRLDLNDQLRIVEADAFDRIEKLLNGRVANGGPQKLAKGTKIDKAYLASVEKFHWFDIRPAEDEVATQLESIKNSLEQTRHSFDLAFEEKRKKLTQGDELPAGVLKMVKVYLAVKRRLQPGDKMAGRHGNKGVVSKIVPVEDMPYMADGTPADIVLNPLGVPSRMNIGQVLEVHLGWAGKGIGQRIGDMLQQEAKASEVRKFLEEVYNSRGRTEDLSQLSDADLIAMAENLTNGVPYATPVFDGASEDEIKAMLKLAYPDDLAERKGLTPERTQAYLFDGRTGDRFERPTTIGYMHYLKLHHLVDDKMHARSTGPYSLVTQQPLGGKAQFGGQRFGEMEVWALEAYGAAYVLQEMLTVKSDDVVGRTKVYESIVKGEHAIEAGMPESFNVLVKEIRSLGLDIELERS; this is encoded by the coding sequence ATGGCCTATTCCTACACCGAACGCAAGCGAATTCGCAAAAGTTTCGGCACCCGCGACAGCGTGCTCGAAGTTCCCTATTTGCTGCAGATGCAGAAGGACGCATACACCGCATTCCTGCAGGCTGATAAAGCTCCTCAAAAGCGAACAATCGAAGGCCTTCAAGCTGCATTTGACGCAGCTTTTCCTATCGTCTCACACAACGGTTTTGTGGAGATGAAGTTCATCGAATACAACTTGGCCAAGCCCGCATTCGATGTGCGCGAGTGTCAGACGCGTGGTCTGACCTTTGCTTCGGCCGTGCGGGCGAAGGTGCAGCTGATCATTTATGACCGCGAGTCCTCGACTTCGCAGTCCAAGGTGGTCAAGGAAGTGAAGGAGCAAGAGGTCTACATGGGCGAAGTTCCGCTCATGACGGATAAGGGCTCGTTCATCATCAACGGTACCGAGCGCGTGATCGTCTCGCAGCTGCACCGTTCGCCTGGCGTGTTCTTCGAGCACGACAAGGGTAAGACGCACAGCTCGGGCAAGCTGCTTTTCTCGGCTCGGATCATTCCTTACCGTGGTTCCTGGCTCGACTTCGAGTTCGATCCAAAGGACATCCTGTACTTCCGCGTCGACCGTCGTCGCAAGATGCCAGTCACGATTCTGCTCAAGGCCATCGGCCTGAATCCAGAATCTATCTTGGCGAACTTCTTCGTCAACGACAACTTCCGCCTGATGGACAGCGGTGCACAAATGGAATTTGTGTCCGAGCGTCTGCGCGGTGAAGTGGCCCGTTTCGATATCACCGACAAGTCCGGCAAGGTCGTCGTGGCCAAGGACAAGCGTGTCACCGCGCGGCACACGCGCGAACTGGAGCAATCCGGCACGACGCACATCAGTGTCCCCGAAGACTTTCTGATCGGGCGCGTTGTGGCTCGTAACGTTGTGGACGCGGATACCGGTGAAATCATCGCGAAGGCGAATGAAGAGCTGACCGAAGCGCTGCTCAAGAAGCTGCGCTCCGCTGGTGTGCAAGATGTCCAGTGCATCTACACCAATGAGCTCGACCAGGGCGCATACATGTCGCAGACCCTGCGCATCGACGAAACGGTGGACGAGTTCGCTGCGCGGGTGGCTATCTACCGCATGATGCGCCCCGGCGAGCCGCCCACCGAAGACGCGGTGCAGGCCCTGTTCCAACGCCTGTTCTACAACCCCGACACGTATGACCTGTCGCGCGTGGGCCGCATGAAGTTCAACGCCAAGATCGGCCGCGACGAATCCACCGGCCCCATGGTGCTGTCCAACGAAGACATCCTGGCCGTGGTCAAGATCCTGGTGGATCTGCGCAACGGCAACGGCGAAGTCGATGACATCGATCACCTGGGCAACCGCCGCGTGCGTTGCGTGGGCGAACTGGCCGAAAACCAGTACCGCACCGGATTGGCACGTATCGAAAAGGCTGTGAAGGAGCGTCTGGGTCAGGCCGAGCAAGAGCCACTGATGCCCCACGACCTGATCAACTCCAAGCCCATCTCAGCGGCGCTCAAGGAGTTCTTCGGTGCTTCGCAGCTGTCGCAGTTCATGGACCAGACCAACCCGTTGGCGGAAATCACGCACAAGCGCCGTGTGTCCGCTCTGGGCCCAGGCGGTTTGACCCGTGAGCGCGCAGGCTTCGAAGTGCGTGACGTGCACGTGACCCACTACGGTCGCGTCTGCCCTATCGAAACGCCTGAAGGCCCGAACATCGGCCTGATCAACTCGTTGGCCCTGTACGCCCGCCTGAACGAGTACGGTTTCATTGAAACGCCGTACCGTCGTGTGGTGGATGGCCAAGTTACCAGCGAAATTGACTATCTGTCGGCCATTGAAGAAGGCAAGTATGTGATCGCCCAGGCGAACGCTGTGCTGGACAAAGATAACCGCCTGACGGGTGAGTTGGTGTCTGCCCGGGAGAAGGGTGAATCCATTCTGTGCGGCGCAGATCGCGTGCAGTACATGGACGTGTCACCCGCGCAGATTGTGTCTGTGGCGGCCTCGTTGGTTCCGTTCCTGGAGCACGATGACGCGAACCGCGCGCTGATGGGCGCCAACATGTCGCGCCAGGCCGTGCCTGTACTGCGTCCTGAAAAGCCCTTGGTCGGCACGGGCATCGAGCGTGTGGCTGCTGTGGACTCCGGCACTGTGGTCACTGCAACGCGCGGCGGCATCGTGGACTACGTGGATGCCACGCGCATCGTGGTGCGAGTGAATGATGCTGAAGCTGTGGCCGGTGAAGTGGGTGTGGATATCTACAACCTCATCAAGTACCAGCGTTCGAACCAGAACACCAACATCCACCAGCGGCCCATTGTCCAAAAGGGTGACCAGCTGGTCAAGGGTGATGTGATTGCCGATGGTGCATCGACGGACTTCGGCGAAATCGCCATTGGCCAGAACATGTTGATCGCCTTCATGCCATGGAACGGCTACAACTTCGAAGATTCGATCCTGATCTCCGAACGTGTGGTGTCAGAAGACCGTTACACCTCGATCCATATCGAGGAATTGGTCGTCATGGCGCGCGATACCAAGCTGGGCGCAGAAGAAATCACGCGCGATATTCCGAATCTGTCGGAGCAGCAACTGAACCGCCTGGATGAGTCCGGCATCATCTACGTGGGTGCGGAAGTCATGCCCGGCGATACGCTGGTGGGCAAGGTGACACCGAAGGGTGAAACCACGCTGACGCCTGAAGAGAAGCTGCTGCGCGCGATCTTCGGCGAGAAGGCCTCCGACGTGAAGGACACGTCGCTGCGCGTGGATCAGGGCTCGCAAGGCACTGTGATTGACGTGCAGGTGTTCACCCGTGAAGGTATCCAGCGTGACAAGCGCGCCCAGCAGATCATCGACGATGAACTCAAGCGCTTCCGGCTGGACCTGAACGATCAGCTACGCATTGTGGAGGCTGATGCGTTTGACCGTATCGAAAAGCTGCTGAATGGGCGTGTGGCCAATGGCGGACCTCAGAAGCTGGCGAAGGGAACCAAGATCGACAAGGCCTATCTGGCGTCGGTCGAGAAGTTCCATTGGTTCGACATCCGTCCTGCGGAAGACGAAGTGGCCACGCAGCTCGAGTCCATCAAGAACTCGCTGGAGCAAACGCGCCACAGCTTCGACCTGGCTTTTGAAGAAAAGCGCAAGAAGCTCACGCAGGGCGACGAACTGCCTGCCGGTGTGCTCAAGATGGTCAAGGTCTATCTGGCCGTTAAGCGCCGCCTGCAGCCTGGTGACAAGATGGCTGGCCGCCACGGTAACAAGGGTGTGGTGTCCAAGATCGTGCCGGTCGAAGACATGCCTTACATGGCCGATGGGACGCCTGCTGACATCGTTCTGAACCCGCTGGGCGTGCCCTCGCGGATGAACATCGGTCAGGTGCTGGAAGTTCACCTGGGCTGGGCCGGCAAGGGCATTGGGCAGCGCATTGGTGACATGCTGCAGCAGGAAGCTAAAGCGTCTGAAGTGCGCAAGTTCCTCGAGGAGGTCTACAACTCGCGCGGCCGCACTGAAGACCTGTCGCAACTGAGTGATGCCGACCTGATCGCCATGGCAGAGAACCTGACCAATGGCGTGCCATACGCCACGCCAGTGTTCGATGGCGCGTCGGAAGACGAAATCAAGGCCATGCTGAAGCTGGCCTATCCCGACGATCTGGCGGAGCGCAAGGGGTTGACCCCCGAGCGTACACAGGCCTATCTGTTTGACGGCCGCACGGGTGATCGCTTCGAGCGTCCCACCACGATCGGCTACATGCATTACCTGAAGCTGCACCATCTGGTGGACGACAAGATGCACGCCCGCTCGACCGGTCCTTACTCGCTCGTCACGCAGCAGCCGCTGGGTGGTAAGGCGCAGTTCGGTGGCCAGCGTTTCGGGGAAATGGAAGTGTGGGCGCTGGAAGCTTACGGCGCCGCCTACGTGCTGCAGGAAATGCTGACCGTGAAGTCCGACGACGTGGTGGGCCGTACCAAGGTGTACGAGTCCATTGTCAAGGGCGAACACGCCATCGAAGCCGGCATGCCGGAATCGTTCAACGTGCTGGTCAAGGAAATCCGTTCGCTGGGCCTGGACATCGAGCTGGAACGCTCCTAA
- the nusG gene encoding transcription termination/antitermination protein NusG: protein MTTVAENTGAEAPAGASVSVNPDLRWYIVHAYSGMEKAVERNIQERIARAGMQAKFNRILVPTEEVVEMKNGQRKTTERRLFPGYVFVEMVMDDDTWHLVKHTNKVTGFVGGAKNRPAPISEEEVQKIVSQMQEGTDKPRHKVEFMVGELIRVKEGPFTDFNGSVEEVNYEKSRVRVSVMIFGRSTPVELEFGQVEKT from the coding sequence ATGACGACCGTTGCAGAGAACACTGGAGCAGAAGCTCCTGCAGGCGCATCTGTTTCGGTAAACCCGGATTTGCGTTGGTACATCGTGCATGCCTATTCAGGTATGGAAAAGGCTGTTGAGCGGAATATCCAGGAGCGTATTGCTCGTGCAGGGATGCAAGCCAAGTTCAATCGCATACTTGTTCCCACCGAAGAGGTGGTGGAGATGAAAAATGGCCAGCGTAAGACGACGGAACGTCGCTTGTTTCCTGGTTACGTGTTCGTCGAAATGGTCATGGATGACGATACTTGGCACTTGGTGAAACACACCAATAAAGTGACGGGCTTTGTGGGGGGGGCAAAAAATCGGCCCGCTCCTATTTCTGAAGAAGAGGTTCAGAAGATCGTCAGCCAGATGCAGGAAGGCACGGACAAGCCGCGCCATAAGGTCGAATTCATGGTGGGCGAACTCATTCGAGTCAAAGAAGGTCCGTTCACGGATTTCAACGGCTCGGTGGAAGAGGTCAATTACGAAAAGAGTCGCGTGCGTGTGTCGGTGATGATTTTCGGACGCTCAACGCCAGTCGAGCTGGAATTTGGACAGGTTGAGAAAACCTGA
- the secE gene encoding preprotein translocase subunit SecE, with protein sequence MATSQVETVNTGADKAKLALVVALVIASVVGFYLLGKQGVFAQWAVLIVGLVVAVGVFLLSESGRQFVAFARDAWREVKKVVWPTRKETLQMTAYVFAFVVIMALFLWMTDKTLEWVLYDLILGWRKS encoded by the coding sequence ATGGCCACTTCACAGGTTGAAACTGTTAACACAGGCGCCGACAAGGCCAAGCTCGCGTTGGTAGTGGCTTTGGTCATTGCCTCGGTCGTGGGCTTCTATTTGTTGGGTAAACAAGGTGTTTTTGCTCAATGGGCGGTACTGATCGTTGGTTTGGTGGTGGCTGTCGGCGTTTTCTTGCTGTCGGAATCTGGTCGGCAGTTTGTGGCTTTTGCGCGGGATGCCTGGCGCGAGGTGAAAAAGGTTGTTTGGCCAACGCGCAAAGAAACTCTCCAGATGACGGCATACGTGTTTGCCTTTGTGGTGATCATGGCCTTGTTTCTTTGGATGACGGATAAAACGCTTGAATGGGTTTTGTACGATTTGATTTTGGGGTGGAGAAAGTCATGA
- the rplK gene encoding 50S ribosomal protein L11: MAKKIVGFIKLQVPAGKANPSPPIGPALGQRGLNIMEFCKAFNAQTQGVEPGLPLPVVITAFADKSFTFIIKTPPATTLIKKAIKLDKGSANPLKTKVGKITREQLEEIAKTKMKDMNAANVAAAVRTLAGSARSMGVTVEGL; the protein is encoded by the coding sequence ATGGCGAAAAAAATCGTAGGTTTTATCAAGCTGCAAGTTCCAGCTGGTAAGGCCAATCCCTCTCCACCAATCGGCCCTGCACTGGGTCAGCGTGGTCTCAACATCATGGAGTTCTGCAAGGCATTCAATGCGCAGACCCAGGGCGTTGAGCCAGGGCTGCCACTGCCCGTGGTCATCACGGCATTTGCAGACAAGAGCTTCACCTTCATCATCAAGACGCCGCCAGCGACGACTCTGATCAAGAAGGCCATCAAGCTCGACAAGGGTTCTGCGAACCCGCTGAAGACCAAGGTCGGCAAAATCACGCGCGAACAGCTCGAAGAGATCGCCAAGACCAAGATGAAGGACATGAATGCTGCCAACGTCGCTGCCGCTGTGCGCACGTTGGCTGGTTCTGCACGCTCGATGGGCGTGACGGTGGAGGGTTTGTAA
- a CDS encoding efflux RND transporter periplasmic adaptor subunit, producing the protein MPSLRNASGDTPRRTPTASGTLALVTFGLATALLVSACGKGGEPAAPAGGQKMPPVEVGVVTATPGDVGLITELPGRVEASRVAQVRARAAGILQQRVFKEGSDVKAGQTLFLIDPAPYAAASESARASLAKANANLAQASAQLDRYRPLVAANAISKQDYVNAEAAEKQAQADVASAKAQVRTADINLGYARVTSPISGRIGRALVTEGALVGQGEATALAVVQQINPVYVNFTQSASDVFQLRRAMESGQLKRAGNTEAASIKLMLGDGSEYSQPGKLLFTDLSVDATTGQVTLRAEVPNPKGELLPGLYLRVLIEQAQASNAITLPQQAVTRTQQGDTVSVVGEDGKVSQRTIKISAAQNNRWVVLDGLKAGEKVMVDGFQKLQMLPPGTPVKPVPWQAPGTSAAPAAAAAPASAASKP; encoded by the coding sequence ATGCCCTCACTGCGTAACGCATCCGGCGACACACCCCGTCGCACACCCACCGCCTCTGGAACATTGGCATTGGTGACCTTTGGCTTGGCTACAGCCTTGTTGGTTTCCGCGTGCGGGAAGGGTGGCGAACCAGCCGCGCCAGCGGGCGGTCAGAAAATGCCCCCGGTAGAAGTCGGCGTTGTCACCGCGACCCCCGGAGACGTGGGGCTCATCACGGAGTTGCCGGGGCGCGTAGAGGCCTCGCGAGTCGCGCAAGTGCGCGCCCGTGCAGCAGGCATCCTCCAACAACGTGTTTTCAAGGAGGGCAGTGACGTCAAGGCGGGGCAAACACTCTTCCTCATTGATCCCGCGCCTTATGCCGCAGCCTCGGAAAGCGCGCGCGCCAGTCTCGCCAAAGCAAACGCCAATCTTGCACAAGCCAGCGCCCAGCTTGACCGCTATCGGCCGCTTGTCGCAGCCAATGCGATCAGCAAACAAGACTACGTCAATGCCGAAGCCGCCGAGAAACAGGCACAGGCAGACGTTGCCTCTGCCAAAGCACAGGTTCGCACTGCAGACATCAATCTAGGCTATGCCCGCGTGACATCTCCGATCTCCGGCCGCATCGGCCGTGCATTGGTCACCGAAGGCGCTTTGGTCGGTCAAGGTGAAGCCACCGCCCTGGCCGTGGTGCAGCAGATTAATCCTGTGTACGTGAACTTCACGCAATCCGCCAGCGACGTATTTCAGCTGCGCCGGGCCATGGAAAGCGGTCAACTCAAGCGTGCAGGCAACACCGAAGCGGCAAGCATCAAGCTCATGCTGGGCGATGGTTCCGAATATTCACAGCCCGGCAAATTGCTGTTCACCGATTTGTCGGTTGATGCGACTACGGGCCAAGTCACCTTGCGTGCCGAGGTTCCCAACCCCAAGGGCGAGTTGTTGCCCGGCTTGTATCTGCGTGTCTTGATCGAGCAGGCACAGGCCAGCAATGCCATCACACTGCCGCAACAGGCTGTGACACGCACCCAGCAAGGCGACACGGTCAGCGTAGTGGGCGAAGACGGCAAGGTATCGCAACGCACCATCAAAATCAGCGCCGCCCAAAACAATCGTTGGGTTGTACTGGACGGCCTCAAGGCTGGTGAGAAGGTCATGGTGGACGGATTTCAGAAGCTCCAGATGCTGCCTCCTGGCACGCCGGTAAAGCCTGTCCCGTGGCAGGCTCCGGGTACGTCAGCGGCCCCCGCTGCAGCTGCCGCTCCCGCCTCCGCTGCATCAAAGCCATAA
- the tuf gene encoding elongation factor Tu, translating into MAKGKFERTKPHVNVGTIGHVDHGKTTLTAAIATVLSAKFGGEAKAYDQIDAAPEEKARGITINTAHVEYETANRHYAHVDCPGHADYVKNMITGAAQMDGAILVCSAADGPMPQTREHILLARQVGVPYIIVFLNKCDMVDDEELLELVEMEVRELLDKYNFPGDDTPIIRGSAKLALEGDKGPLGEEAIMKLAEALDTYIPTPERAVDGAFLMPVEDVFSISGRGTVVTGRIERGVVKVGEEIEIVGIKDTVKTTCTGVEMFRKLLDQGQAGDNVGLLLRGTKREDVERGQVLCKPGSIKPHTHFTAEVYVLSKDEGGRHTPFFNNYRPQFYFRTTDVTGAIELPADKEMVMPGDNVSITVKLINPIAMEEGLRFAIREGGRTVGAGVVAKIIA; encoded by the coding sequence ATGGCAAAAGGTAAGTTCGAACGTACCAAGCCCCACGTCAACGTGGGCACGATCGGTCACGTGGACCATGGCAAGACGACACTGACGGCGGCCATCGCCACGGTGCTGTCGGCCAAGTTCGGCGGTGAAGCCAAGGCTTACGACCAGATCGACGCGGCTCCAGAAGAAAAGGCCCGCGGCATCACGATCAACACCGCTCACGTGGAATACGAAACGGCCAACCGCCACTACGCCCACGTGGACTGCCCAGGCCACGCCGACTATGTGAAGAACATGATCACCGGCGCTGCCCAGATGGACGGCGCCATCCTGGTGTGCTCGGCCGCTGACGGCCCCATGCCCCAGACCCGCGAGCACATCCTGCTGGCTCGCCAAGTGGGCGTGCCTTACATCATCGTGTTCCTGAACAAGTGCGACATGGTGGACGACGAAGAGCTGCTCGAACTCGTCGAAATGGAAGTGCGCGAACTCCTGGACAAATACAACTTCCCTGGCGACGACACCCCGATCATCCGTGGTTCCGCCAAGCTCGCCCTGGAAGGCGACAAGGGTCCTCTGGGCGAAGAAGCCATCATGAAGCTGGCCGAAGCGCTGGACACCTACATCCCCACGCCTGAGCGCGCTGTGGACGGTGCCTTCCTGATGCCTGTGGAAGACGTGTTCTCGATCTCTGGCCGCGGCACCGTCGTGACCGGTCGTATCGAGCGCGGCGTCGTCAAGGTCGGCGAAGAAATCGAAATCGTCGGCATCAAAGACACCGTCAAGACCACTTGCACCGGCGTGGAAATGTTCCGCAAGCTGCTGGACCAAGGTCAAGCAGGCGACAACGTTGGCTTGCTGCTGCGCGGCACCAAGCGTGAAGACGTGGAACGCGGCCAAGTGCTGTGCAAGCCCGGCTCGATCAAGCCCCACACGCACTTCACCGCTGAGGTGTACGTTCTGTCCAAGGACGAAGGTGGCCGTCACACGCCCTTCTTCAACAACTACCGTCCTCAGTTCTACTTCCGCACGACCGACGTGACTGGTGCCATCGAGCTGCCAGCCGACAAGGAAATGGTCATGCCTGGCGACAACGTGTCGATCACTGTGAAGCTGATCAACCCCATCGCCATGGAAGAAGGTCTGCGCTTCGCCATCCGTGAAGGCGGTCGTACCGTCGGCGCCGGCGTCGTGGCAAAGATCATTGCTTAA
- the rplA gene encoding 50S ribosomal protein L1, producing MAKLTKKQKALQGKVDSNKLYAFAEAVVIVKDAATAKFDESIDVAVQLGIDAKKSDQVVRGAVVLPNGTGKTTRVAVFAQGAKAEEAKAAGADIVGMDDLAAMVKAGDMPFDVVIAAPDAMRVVGTLGQILGPRGLMPNPKVGTVTPDVATAVKNAKAGQVQFRVDKAGIVHSTIGRRSFDNDKLQGNLAALIEALTKAKPATSKGVYLRKVAVSSTMGLGVRVDTQTIAAA from the coding sequence ATGGCCAAGCTGACTAAGAAGCAAAAAGCCCTGCAAGGCAAGGTAGACAGCAACAAGCTGTATGCATTCGCTGAAGCTGTTGTGATCGTTAAGGACGCCGCTACGGCCAAGTTCGACGAATCCATCGACGTGGCTGTTCAGCTTGGCATCGATGCCAAGAAGTCCGACCAAGTGGTTCGCGGCGCCGTGGTGCTGCCCAACGGGACCGGCAAGACGACTCGCGTAGCTGTGTTCGCCCAAGGCGCCAAGGCCGAAGAAGCCAAAGCGGCTGGCGCCGACATCGTGGGTATGGACGACTTGGCCGCCATGGTCAAGGCCGGTGACATGCCTTTCGACGTGGTGATCGCCGCCCCTGACGCAATGCGCGTTGTCGGTACGCTCGGCCAGATCCTGGGTCCACGCGGCCTGATGCCTAACCCTAAGGTGGGCACTGTGACGCCTGACGTTGCCACGGCTGTTAAGAACGCCAAGGCTGGTCAAGTGCAGTTCCGTGTTGACAAGGCAGGCATCGTGCACAGCACCATCGGTCGCCGCTCGTTTGACAACGACAAGCTGCAAGGCAACTTGGCTGCACTGATCGAGGCGCTGACCAAGGCCAAGCCTGCAACCAGCAAGGGTGTATACCTGCGCAAGGTGGCTGTTTCCTCCACGATGGGCCTGGGTGTTCGGGTGGATACGCAGACCATCGCTGCAGCGTAA